The Chryseobacterium geocarposphaerae genome window below encodes:
- a CDS encoding helix-turn-helix domain-containing protein, with the protein MVTDYKKFDLFGKTLIQKVDFKPPFQFAFPVAEQACFLYMLRGEIEYRSEDDQLKIEDKRSLLLNCMASGQQIQNNNSESNGEIIIVTFHPDILKKVYDKEIPTIFMPNNQVTNQNKKRINNDFLIQKYIEGLLFYFENPSLVNDEILILKLKEIILLLSQTQDAENIQVILSQLFSSTTYSFKQIIEANLFLQLGIEELAQKTNLSISSFKREFKKLYDDSPANYIKSKRLERAAELLIATSERITDIAFDCGFNDLANFTKSFHERYQQSPTNYRLKLKEE; encoded by the coding sequence ATGGTTACAGACTATAAAAAATTTGATCTATTCGGAAAAACACTGATTCAGAAAGTGGATTTTAAACCACCTTTTCAATTTGCTTTTCCGGTTGCAGAACAGGCTTGCTTCCTTTATATGTTGCGGGGTGAAATAGAATATCGGTCAGAAGATGATCAACTGAAAATAGAAGATAAACGCTCATTATTACTTAACTGTATGGCTTCCGGCCAGCAGATACAAAATAACAATTCGGAAAGCAATGGTGAAATCATCATTGTTACCTTTCATCCGGACATTCTTAAAAAAGTATATGATAAGGAGATCCCCACGATCTTTATGCCCAATAATCAGGTCACCAACCAAAATAAAAAGAGAATCAATAATGATTTTCTTATTCAAAAATACATAGAAGGTCTGCTTTTTTATTTTGAAAATCCTTCTTTGGTAAACGATGAAATTCTGATTTTGAAGCTTAAGGAAATAATCCTCTTACTGTCTCAAACCCAAGACGCTGAAAATATTCAGGTCATACTTTCACAGCTTTTCTCATCAACGACTTATTCCTTCAAACAGATTATTGAAGCCAATCTGTTTCTGCAGTTAGGAATCGAAGAACTGGCACAGAAAACAAATCTGAGCATTTCGTCTTTTAAAAGGGAATTTAAAAAGTTATATGATGATTCGCCTGCCAATTATATTAAATCCAAAAGACTTGAAAGGGCTGCAGAACTCCTCATAGCTACCAGTGAAAGGATTACGGATATTGCATTTGACTGTGGATTTAACGATCTTGCAAATTTTACTAAAAGTTTTCACGAAAGATATCAGCAATCTCCTACAAATTACCGGTTGAAGTTAAAAGAAGAGTAA
- a CDS encoding efflux RND transporter periplasmic adaptor subunit has product MNRLMLIICTVLLLGSCKGNKEDEQKGEVTAKTENNIVTLTDVQYKNAGIEVGSIGNQSISSKLKVNGKIDVPPQNKISVSVPLGGYLKYSRLLPGMQVSKGQIIAVIEDPQYIQIQQDYLVAKAQYAYNNSEYNRQKQLNVSKATSDKVYEQAKSNYQTQNVLVKSLEQKLRLIGINPSTLSANNISKTINIYSSINGFVSAVNVNIGKYVNPTEVLFELVNPTDIHLALHVYEKDIDKLLVGQTVWAYTNTNPGKKYSAKIILISKNVSADNTVEVHCHFDNYDKELIPGMYMNADIEAQTSNASALPDDAIVRFENKNYVFELKGKNKFEMKEVKTGTSENGFTEILQTDFAGKQFATKGAYNLLMPLKNTED; this is encoded by the coding sequence ATGAACAGATTAATGCTCATCATATGCACGGTACTTCTACTTGGTTCTTGTAAAGGAAATAAGGAAGATGAACAAAAAGGAGAAGTGACTGCAAAAACAGAAAATAATATAGTGACCCTAACCGATGTACAGTATAAGAATGCTGGAATTGAGGTAGGCAGTATCGGTAATCAAAGTATTTCATCCAAGCTCAAGGTTAATGGAAAAATTGATGTTCCTCCTCAAAATAAGATTTCGGTGAGTGTACCTTTAGGCGGATATTTGAAATACTCCAGACTTCTGCCGGGAATGCAGGTTTCAAAAGGCCAGATCATTGCGGTTATTGAAGACCCTCAGTATATACAAATTCAACAGGATTATCTGGTCGCTAAAGCTCAGTATGCCTATAATAACAGTGAGTACAACAGACAAAAACAGCTGAATGTAAGCAAGGCCACAAGTGATAAAGTATATGAGCAGGCAAAATCCAATTATCAAACACAAAATGTGTTGGTTAAATCCTTAGAGCAGAAACTCAGATTAATTGGTATCAATCCTTCAACATTATCAGCGAATAATATTTCGAAAACAATTAATATTTATTCATCAATTAATGGTTTTGTATCGGCTGTCAATGTTAATATCGGAAAGTATGTCAATCCAACCGAAGTACTTTTTGAACTGGTTAATCCAACGGATATCCATTTAGCTTTACATGTTTATGAAAAGGATATAGATAAATTGTTGGTGGGGCAAACTGTTTGGGCTTACACCAATACAAATCCCGGTAAGAAATACAGCGCTAAAATTATCCTGATCAGTAAAAATGTTTCCGCAGATAATACCGTTGAAGTGCACTGCCACTTTGATAATTATGACAAAGAACTTATTCCTGGGATGTATATGAATGCTGATATCGAGGCCCAGACCAGCAATGCTTCTGCACTGCCCGATGATGCCATCGTAAGATTTGAGAATAAAAACTATGTTTTTGAGCTGAAAGGAAAAAATAAGTTTGAAATGAAGGAAGTTAAAACTGGAACTTCTGAAAATGGTTTTACAGAAATACTGCAGACAGATTTTGCTGGAAAACAATTTGCTACAAAAGGAGCATACAACCTTTTAATGCCATTAAAAAATACAGAGGATTAA
- a CDS encoding CusA/CzcA family heavy metal efflux RND transporter: MLNKIIEFSIKNKLIIGLFIVALIGYGVYEVKKLPIDAVPDITDNQVQIITVAPSLGAPDVERLITFPIEQVNNNIPGLKSLRSFSRFGLSVVTIVFDDNTDIYWARQQVSERLQQIQDQIPKGFGTPILAPVTTGLGEIYQYSVRPKKGYEGKYDAMELRTIQDWIVRRQLIGVKGVAEVSSFGGLLKQYEIAVDPARLKANNVSISDVFTAIENNNQNTGGAYIEKGPTALFIRSEGLVGTQEDIQNIVVKNLDNGIPLLIRDIAQVRLGSATRYGAMTYNGEQQVSGAVVMMLKGANSNEVIKNIKEKIDQIQKTLREGVVIDAFLDRTKMVDNSINTVTKNLIEGALIVVFVLVFFLGSMRAGLIVASVIPLSMLIAVILMNTFGVSGNLMSLGALDFGLIVDGTVIIVEAVMHRIRHSNVYSGINILSQKQMDAEVLSTSTRMRNAAVFGEAIILIVYLPIFALKGIEGKMFTPMAQTVAFALAGAFVLSLTYVPMMTALFLSKKVQVKENFSDKIMARLERSYKSLLEKVLGFPKVMLVSVISMFVVAILILSTLGGEFIPSLPEGDFAVETRVLPGSNVNTSIDAVSKGSKIILEKFPEVEKVVGKTGSSEVPTDPMPIDATDMMIILKDKKEWKSADSYEELEEKMAKELEAVPGVTFSFQYPVAMRFNELISGARQDVVCKIFGEDLDTLAKYADQLGKIVGSVKGSSGVYVEAVTGMPQIVIKFNRATIAQYGLNIKNVNNVVNSAFAGAVGGTVYEGEKRFDLVVRLLGDKRQNLEDVQNLLVSTPSGQQIPLSSIADVNIVEGPNQIQRENSQRRIIVGFNVRGRDVQSLVQELQDKVGKQMKLPPGYYVTYGGAFENLQEAKSRLFIAVPVALALILILLYFAFNSMKQAFLIYTAIPLSAMGGIFALALRGMPFSISAGIGFIALFGVAVLNGIVLISEFNRLKKEGMTDLRDIVLEGTKVRLRPVLMTAFVASLGFLPMALSTGEGAEVQKPLATVVIGGLMVATLLTLFVLPILYIMVEKRKFTFKGKSGKVIIFVFLFFGLFSAKGQSVISLKEATDIALENNLSVKNEKLRADYNKLLIQSNAVIPATNVTAEVGQINSFYTDVKAGISQSVEFPKVYSANKNLLTEVWKSSMLNIGVKEAQLRKSVAQVYYNLVYLQQKKSLLQENDKLYEEFLSKANLRFKVGESNILEKTTAENQRGQIALQLKQLERDLEISQLQFQLLLNTETVYTADIQDNNLLQQTSLNGVLVTEHPYLQYLKQKRDISVAETEVEKSKLLPSLSLGYNIMGMKGTGADNKNYNSTPRFQSVVVGVGIPIFNGGQKAKIKASEAGQVVAAAEYESNLKNFETSYQSALIDFQKYNEAVDYYQNTGMKHVGIINSTAKKQFLGGDIDYLQWVILTNQAIEIQNQYIEALKNRNNSLIEINSFDPKFNANGN; the protein is encoded by the coding sequence ATGCTTAATAAAATAATTGAGTTTTCTATAAAAAATAAACTCATTATCGGGCTTTTTATCGTGGCCTTAATAGGTTATGGCGTATATGAGGTGAAGAAACTTCCCATAGATGCGGTTCCCGATATTACAGATAATCAGGTGCAGATAATTACTGTTGCGCCATCTCTCGGAGCTCCGGATGTAGAGCGATTAATTACATTCCCCATTGAACAGGTCAATAACAATATTCCGGGACTGAAATCACTTCGTAGTTTTTCAAGATTCGGACTATCAGTAGTAACCATTGTTTTTGATGATAATACTGATATTTATTGGGCAAGACAGCAAGTTTCCGAAAGACTTCAGCAAATACAGGATCAAATACCTAAAGGGTTTGGTACACCCATTTTAGCGCCTGTAACAACGGGATTAGGAGAAATCTATCAGTACTCTGTCCGTCCTAAGAAAGGATATGAAGGCAAATACGATGCTATGGAACTTCGTACGATTCAGGACTGGATTGTCCGCCGTCAGCTCATTGGTGTTAAAGGGGTCGCTGAGGTAAGTAGTTTCGGCGGACTTTTAAAACAATATGAAATTGCTGTTGACCCTGCAAGGTTGAAAGCCAATAATGTTTCTATCAGTGATGTATTTACCGCTATTGAAAACAACAACCAGAATACCGGAGGTGCTTATATTGAAAAAGGACCGACTGCTTTGTTTATTCGCAGTGAAGGTCTTGTGGGAACTCAGGAAGATATCCAGAATATTGTTGTAAAAAATCTTGACAATGGTATTCCTTTACTTATCCGCGATATTGCCCAGGTAAGATTGGGAAGTGCTACCCGGTATGGTGCAATGACCTATAATGGAGAGCAACAGGTTTCCGGGGCTGTTGTCATGATGCTGAAAGGAGCCAACAGTAATGAGGTTATCAAAAATATCAAAGAGAAAATTGACCAGATTCAAAAAACACTTCGTGAAGGTGTTGTCATAGATGCGTTTCTTGATCGTACCAAAATGGTTGACAATTCGATCAATACAGTTACCAAAAACCTAATTGAAGGAGCATTAATAGTAGTGTTCGTATTGGTATTTTTCCTGGGAAGTATGCGAGCGGGACTTATTGTTGCCTCTGTTATTCCTTTATCAATGCTTATTGCAGTGATCTTAATGAATACATTCGGAGTCAGCGGTAACCTGATGAGTTTAGGGGCGTTGGATTTTGGTTTGATTGTCGATGGGACTGTCATTATTGTAGAGGCCGTAATGCACAGGATCCGGCATTCAAACGTTTATAGCGGAATTAATATTCTTTCTCAGAAACAAATGGATGCTGAGGTGTTGAGTACATCTACCAGAATGAGAAATGCTGCGGTATTCGGTGAAGCGATCATCTTAATCGTATATCTTCCGATTTTTGCACTAAAAGGAATTGAAGGGAAAATGTTTACCCCGATGGCGCAGACTGTTGCTTTTGCTTTGGCAGGTGCATTTGTATTGTCATTAACGTACGTTCCGATGATGACAGCTTTATTTTTGAGTAAAAAAGTTCAGGTAAAAGAGAACTTTTCGGACAAGATTATGGCAAGATTGGAGAGATCTTATAAAAGTCTATTGGAAAAGGTTCTTGGTTTCCCGAAAGTTATGTTGGTTTCTGTTATATCAATGTTTGTTGTAGCGATCTTGATTTTATCAACTCTAGGAGGGGAGTTTATTCCTTCATTACCCGAAGGAGATTTTGCTGTTGAAACCCGGGTTTTACCGGGTAGCAATGTAAATACTTCGATTGATGCGGTTTCAAAAGGCTCAAAGATTATTTTAGAGAAATTCCCTGAAGTTGAAAAAGTAGTGGGAAAAACGGGAAGCAGTGAAGTGCCAACCGATCCTATGCCGATTGATGCCACGGATATGATGATTATTCTTAAAGACAAAAAGGAGTGGAAGTCTGCCGATTCTTATGAAGAGCTGGAAGAAAAGATGGCGAAAGAACTGGAGGCTGTTCCAGGTGTGACATTCAGTTTTCAGTATCCTGTTGCGATGCGTTTTAACGAGCTGATTTCTGGAGCCAGACAGGATGTTGTGTGCAAAATTTTCGGAGAGGATCTGGATACTTTAGCAAAATATGCGGATCAACTGGGCAAAATTGTTGGTTCGGTTAAAGGGAGCAGCGGTGTCTATGTAGAAGCGGTTACCGGAATGCCTCAGATTGTCATTAAGTTCAACAGGGCAACAATCGCTCAATATGGTTTAAATATTAAAAATGTAAATAATGTAGTAAATTCTGCATTTGCGGGGGCTGTCGGAGGAACCGTCTATGAAGGAGAAAAACGTTTTGATCTAGTAGTCAGATTATTGGGTGATAAGAGACAAAATCTTGAAGATGTTCAAAATTTGCTGGTATCAACTCCCAGCGGACAGCAGATTCCATTGAGTTCCATTGCTGACGTCAATATTGTTGAAGGACCCAACCAAATCCAAAGAGAAAATTCGCAACGTAGAATTATCGTCGGTTTCAACGTTAGGGGAAGAGATGTTCAGAGCTTGGTTCAGGAACTGCAGGACAAAGTTGGAAAACAAATGAAGCTGCCTCCAGGGTACTATGTGACTTACGGAGGAGCGTTTGAAAATCTGCAGGAAGCAAAATCGAGATTATTTATCGCTGTTCCTGTCGCTTTAGCATTAATTCTTATTTTACTTTATTTTGCATTTAACTCAATGAAACAAGCCTTCCTAATTTATACAGCAATCCCGCTTTCGGCGATGGGTGGAATCTTCGCATTGGCTTTAAGGGGAATGCCTTTTAGTATCTCTGCAGGAATTGGCTTTATTGCATTATTTGGAGTTGCGGTACTGAATGGAATTGTTTTAATATCGGAATTCAACCGGCTTAAGAAAGAAGGGATGACCGACTTGCGTGATATCGTTCTTGAAGGAACCAAAGTGCGTTTAAGACCTGTTTTGATGACCGCTTTTGTAGCTTCGCTGGGCTTCCTGCCTATGGCTTTGAGCACCGGAGAAGGTGCGGAAGTACAAAAACCTTTGGCCACGGTGGTTATCGGTGGTTTAATGGTGGCAACGTTGCTAACTCTTTTCGTATTACCAATTCTTTATATTATGGTGGAAAAAAGAAAATTTACATTCAAAGGGAAGTCGGGTAAAGTAATCATTTTTGTATTTCTGTTTTTCGGACTTTTTAGTGCAAAAGGACAGTCCGTTATTTCTTTAAAAGAAGCGACAGATATAGCACTTGAAAACAATCTGTCCGTTAAAAATGAAAAATTAAGAGCTGATTACAATAAACTTCTTATCCAATCAAATGCTGTTATTCCGGCAACAAATGTTACTGCTGAAGTGGGGCAGATCAATAGTTTTTATACAGATGTAAAAGCAGGGATTTCTCAATCAGTTGAGTTCCCTAAAGTATATTCAGCTAATAAAAACCTGCTGACAGAAGTTTGGAAAAGCAGTATGCTAAATATTGGTGTTAAGGAGGCACAACTGCGTAAAAGTGTTGCTCAGGTATATTACAATCTGGTGTATCTACAGCAGAAGAAAAGCCTGTTACAGGAAAACGATAAATTATATGAAGAATTTCTGAGTAAGGCTAATCTCCGTTTTAAAGTAGGAGAAAGCAATATTCTGGAAAAAACCACTGCTGAAAACCAGCGTGGACAAATTGCCCTCCAACTGAAGCAGTTGGAAAGAGATTTGGAAATTTCCCAACTTCAGTTCCAATTATTGCTCAATACGGAAACAGTTTATACCGCTGATATACAAGATAATAATTTACTACAGCAGACTTCGTTAAATGGGGTCTTAGTGACTGAACATCCTTACCTGCAATACCTAAAACAGAAAAGAGATATTTCTGTAGCTGAAACCGAGGTCGAAAAAAGTAAACTTCTGCCAAGTCTTTCCTTGGGTTACAATATTATGGGAATGAAAGGAACGGGAGCAGACAATAAAAATTACAACAGTACTCCACGTTTTCAGTCAGTTGTTGTTGGAGTTGGTATTCCTATCTTTAATGGCGGGCAGAAAGCTAAGATAAAAGCCTCAGAAGCTGGTCAGGTAGTGGCTGCAGCTGAGTATGAGTCAAACCTGAAAAATTTTGAGACCAGTTATCAATCTGCTCTCATCGATTTTCAAAAATACAATGAGGCTGTTGATTATTACCAAAATACTGGAATGAAGCATGTTGGAATAATTAATTCTACTGCTAAAAAACAGTTTTTGGGAGGAGATATAGATTATCTTCAATGGGTGATCCTGACCAATCAGGCTATCGAAATTCAGAATCAATATATTGAGGCATTGAAAAACCGTAACAATAGCCTGATCGAGATTAATTCGTTCGATCCAAAATTTAATGCCAATGGAAACTAA